The proteins below come from a single Alnus glutinosa chromosome 9, dhAlnGlut1.1, whole genome shotgun sequence genomic window:
- the LOC133878246 gene encoding cell division control protein 6 homolog B, with the protein MPAIARSNGDSTPQKRRLRSDAAAARESPVSTPVNWKSPRRCITASPNSPSNGTERGSSENPKKSPVKKLSDRFISKPKWNPRDAEQMRAVKEALHVSTAPSTIVCREEEQRRVLEFCKACVEQEKAGSLYVCGCPGTGKSLSIEKVKQLLVDWAKEAGHQQPDVLSINCTSLTKTSDIFSKILGKAQPRKKVNGSTTSALQDLQNFYSKKPQSSGLKMMLIIADELDYLITKDRAVLHDLFMLTTFPFSRCIFIGIANAIDLADRFLPRLQSLNCKPIVVTFRAYYKDQILKILQERLMALPYTVVQLQALELCARKVAAASGDMRKALCVCRSAIEVLEAELRESDSNFNLSTVEKAFVEQQTPTVPDILIKQEIDVVRLDHMAVALSKTYKSPIVDTIQSLPQHQQIVLCSAVKLFRGGKKDATIGELNKSYMDICKSSLIPPVGSMELSSICRVLNDQGLLKLGQSREDKSRRVTLRVDEADITFALQGIRFFRNCLQ; encoded by the exons ATGCCCGCAATCGCCCGATCCAACGGCGACTCCACTCCCCAGAAGCGGAGGTTGAGATCCGATGCAGCGGCGGCGCGGGAGAGCCCAGTCTCTACTCCAGTCAATTGGAAATCGCCTCGCCGATGCATCACTGCGAGCCCAAACAGTCCCTCAAAT GGGACCGAGAGAGGTTCCAGTGAAAATCCTAAGAAATCGCCGGTGAAGAAATTGTCCGATAGGTTTATTTCTAAACCAAAATGGAATCCTAGAG ATGCGGAGCAGATGAGGGCGGTGAAGGAGGCATTGCACGTCTCGACGGCGCCGTCTACGATTGTGTGCCGTGAGGAGGAGCAGAGGAGGGTCTTGGAGTTCTGCAAGGCATGCGTGGAGCAAGAGAAGGCCGGAAGTTTATACGTGTGCGGGTGTCCCGGGACCGGGAAATCGTTGTCGATAGAGAAAGTGAAACAGCTTTTGGTTGATTGGGCAAAAGAG GCAGGTCATCAGCAGCCCGATGTGCTAAGTATAAATTGTACTTCTCTTACAAAAACATCGGATATTTTCAGCAAG ATACTTGGTAAAGCGCAACCGCGAAAGAAAGTTAATGGGTCGACTACCTCAGCCTTGCAAGATCTCCAgaatttttattctaaaaagcCGCAGTCTTCTGGCTTGAAGATGAT GCTGATAATCGCTGATGAGTTGGACTATTTAATTACGAAAGACAGGGCTGTGCTTCATGATCTTTTCATGCTCACAACCTTCCCTTTCTCTAGATGCATATTCATAG GAATAGCTAATGCCATAGACCTAGCAGATCGTTTTCTTCCAAGACTACAGTCATTAAATT GCAAGCCTATCGTAGTAACTTTTCGGGCTTACTATAAAGATCAGATCCTCAAGATACTTCAGGAAAGGCTAATG GCACTTCCTTACACTGTCGTTCAACTGCAAGCATTGGAACTCTGTGCCAGA AAAGTTGCTGCTGCATCTGGAGATATGCGGAAAGCTCTTTGTGTTTGCAG GAGTGCAATTGAGGTGCTAGAagcagagcttagagaatctgacAGCAACTTCAATTTGTCAACAGTAGAGAAAGCATTCGTTGAACAGCAGACACCAACAGTTCCTGATATTTTGATAAAACAAGAAATAGACGTT GTGAGGCTTGATCATATGGCTGTTGCTTTGTCAAAGACTTATAAATCACCAATAGTGGATACTATACAATCTCTCCCACAACATCAACAG ATTGTTCTTTGCTCTGCTGTCAAACTTTTCCGTGGGGGAAAGAAGGATGCAACTATAGGGGAG CTGAATAAATCCTATATGGACATCTGCAAATCGTCACTAATCCCCCCTGTTGGGAGTATGGAACTTTCAAGTATATGCAGAGTGCTAAATGACCAG GGGCTTCTCAAACTAGGTCAGTCTCGAGAAGATAAATCCAGAAGAGTGACATTAAGAGTAGATGAAGCAGACATCACTTTCGCATTGCAG GGAATCCGTTTCTTCCGCAACTGTCTTCAGTAA